Proteins from a single region of Microtus ochrogaster isolate Prairie Vole_2 linkage group LG5, MicOch1.0, whole genome shotgun sequence:
- the Znf483 gene encoding zinc finger protein 483, which produces MQASVPSNMLTAVSPGPPALASLEQSRVPGMDTSRAQERLLRGYADDLDSFRQKFRWFCYSQEEGPRKTLNQLWDLCKQWLRPDVHTKEQILERLVFEQFLRVLPGEMRIWVNSQHPKSSVEVVTLVEDLNQTLEEREDLSTQDSAVCKVEDLEEEEMVAVPPNAEPREAVTFEDVSVNFTRGEWKMLEPSQRELYKEMLLENLRNLEFLGSPVSNFDLISQLKWVKLPRVLEKEISKDPRPEGESRRELDAFLEDLTLEKTIDYCFSDNGYGLKAEFQKRYGKSKKDHSKQSSHQSKDSDSKKTPSGKNLKQTSDAAKHRGTCLTKKFHGPKEGKKSFTFHSDLVTRKEQGTEKSRKCSGSQKGLVYSSSLTKHKRQPRIGSLSKTYKCSKCGVAFTPNSWYHSKSSQCEKCQKNLFQGETSNKDKGPATKEPSKCRKCGKALGNSSQRSMCTECREAHKPRPSKSHKKRDEKGKRYKCDECGKYFVGLQVLEIHQRIHTGEKPYVCKHCGRSFNDNSSFFQHQRIHTGEKPYTCKECGKSFTLSSSLSKHQRIHTGEKPYKCKECGKAFRQNSCLTRHQRIHTGEKPYVCKDCGSSFSLFSTILYHQRLHAGEKPYKCTHCDKAFPTHSRLGRHLRCHTGEKPYKCKECGKTFRQSSSLNLHLRSHTGEKPYKCDFCGAAFTRSTILVEHLKTHTKHECKKCGKKCKSRAASLKHCCTE; this is translated from the exons ATGCAGGCGTCAGTGCCCTCGAACATGCTGACAGCCGTCTCCCCAGGCCCTCCTGCTCTGGCTTCACTGGAACAAAGCAGGGTCCCTGGAATGGATACTTCTAGGGCCCAAGAAAGGCTCTTGAGAGGCTATGCTGATGACCTAGATTCTTTCAGGCAGAAGTTCAGGTGGTTTTGTTACTCACAAGAAGAAGGGCCCAGAAAAACCCTGAACCAGCTCTGGGACCTCTGCAAGCAGTGGCTGAGACCAGACGTTCACACCAAAGAGCAGATCTTAGAGCGGCTCGTGTTTGAGCAGTTCCTGAGGGTTTTGCCTGGAGAGATGAGGATTTGGGTGAATTCTCAGCATCCCAAGAGTAGTGTGGAGGTGGTGACCCTGGTAGAAGATTTGAACCAAACACTTGAAGAAAGGGAAG ATCTTAGCACTCAAGATTCTGCCGTGTGCAAAGTGGAGGATTTGGAAGAAGAGGAGATGGTGGCTGTTCCTCCGAATGCGGAGCCACGT GAAGCGGTAACATTTGAGGATGTGTCTGTGAACTTTACCAGAGGGGAGTGGAAGATGCTGGAGCCGTCTCAGAGGGAGCTATATAAGGAAATGCTGCTGGAAAACTTAAGGAACCTAGAATTTTTGG GCTCTCCAGTTTCCAACTTTGATTTGATTTCCCAGCTGAAGTGGGTTAAGTTGCCAAGGGtactggaaaaagaaatctcaaaagacCCCAGACCAG AGGGTGAGTCTAGACGTGAACTGGATGCTTTTCTGGAAGACCTCACTTTAGAGAAGACAATAGATTACTGCTTTAGCGATAATGGCTATGGCTTGAAGGCAGAATTCCAGAAACGATATGGCAAGTCCAAAAAAGATCATAGCAAGCAGAGTAGCCATCAGAGTAAAGATTCTGACTCAAAAAAGACTCCCTCTGGAAAGAATTTGAAACAAACTTCAGACGCAGCTAAACATCGAGGAACCTGCTTAACAAAGAAGTTTCATGGGCCCAAGGAAGGCAAGAAGTCCTTCACCTTTCACTCAGATCTTGTGACCCGCAAAGAACAGGGTACAGAAAAGTCACGGAAATGCAGCGGAAGCCAGAAAGGCTTGGTTTACTCTTCATCTCTTACCAAACATAAGAGACAGCCGAGAATTGGCTCGTTGAGCAAGACCTACAAGTGTAGTAAGTGTGGCGTTGCCTTCACTCCAAACTCATGGTATCATAGTAAAAGCTCGCAATGTGAAAAATGCCAGAAGAATTTATTTCAAGGGGAAACGTCAAATAAAGACAAAGGGCCAGCAACTAAAGAGCCCAGTAAGTGCAGGAAATGTGGGAAAGCCCTTGGCAATAGTTCCCAACGCTCCATGTGCACTGAATGTAGAGAAGCTCACAAACCTCGGCCATCGAAATCCCACAAAAAACGCGACGAGAAAGGAAAGCGGTACAAGTGTGATGAATGTGGGAAATACTTTGTTGGTTTACAAGTTCTCGAGATTCATCAAAGGATCCACACGGGAGAAAAGCCCTATGTATGTAAACACTGTGGGAGATCCTTCAATGACAACTCGTCATTTTTTCAACACCAGCGAATCCACACCGGAGAGAAACCATACACGTGTAAGGAGTGCGGGAAATCCTTCACGCTTAGCTCCTCCCTTTCAAAACATCAGAGGATCCACACCGGAGAGAAGCCGTACAAGTGTaaggagtgtgggaaagccttcagacAGAATTCTTGCCTTACTCGGCATCAGAGAATCCACACTGGCGAGAAACCGTACGTGTGCAAGGATTGCGGCTCGTCCTTTAGCCTTTTTAGTACTATCCTCTATCACCAAAGACTTCACGCAGGAGAAAAGCCCTACAAATGTACCCACTGCGACAAGGCCTTCCCTACTCACTCCCGCCTCGGCCGCCATTTGAGATGTCACACCGGTGAAAAGCCATACAAATGTAAAGAGTGTGGGAAGACCTTCAGACAGAGCTCATCTCTTAATTTACATCTCCGAAGTCATACCGGAGAGAAGCCCTACAAATGTGATTTCTGTGGCGCCGCCTTTACGCGGAGCACGATCCTCGTTGAACAtctgaaaacacatacaaaacatGAATGTAAAAAATGTGGTAAGAAATGTAAAAGTCGGGCAGCCAGCCTTAAACATTGCTGTACTGAGTAA